TTCGCCAAGGCGGTCGAAACCGGCACGAACTTCAATCAGCTCCACATCGTCGGCGGTCACGACCCGCGTCAGCTTTCGCTCGATTACTGGCTGCCACTGATGCGCCGGTTTAAAACGGCGCTGCCGCACGTTCAACTTTCGCTCTTTACCGCAGCCGAGATCGAGTACATGGCCAAACGCCATCGGCTCTCGTTTCCGGCGCTGATCGCGTCATTGAAGGAAGCCGGACTCGACAACGTCAACGGCGGGGCCGCCGAAATCTTCGGTGAGGAAACGCGCGCAAAAATCTGCCCGCATAAGGTTTCCACCGATAATTGGCTAGCGATTCACGAAGAACTTCATCGCCAGGGAATTGCCAGCAATGCGACCATGCTCTACGGTCACATCGAGTCGATCGAGGACCGAGTCGATCATTTGATCAGGCTGCGCGAATCGCAGGAGCGGTCGCCGGGATACAACGCGTTCATTCCTCTCGCCTTTCATCCCGACGGCAACGAGCTTTCGTACTGTGGCTGGACGACCGGGCTCGACGACATCAGGACGTTCGCGGTCGCGCGGTTGATGCTGAACAATTTCGACCATATCAAGGCCTATTGGATGATCCAAGGCCTGAAGGTTTGCCAGGTGGCGCTGCATTTCGGCGCCGACGACATGGACGGCACCCACGGCTCGACCGACGAAGAGATGATTTACCACTCCGCCGGAACGAGCTCGGGCCAATATGTGGACGATCGCGAGTTTCGCCGTTTGATCGAAGAAGCGGGCTACGTTCCCGTGCGCCGAAACTCGACGTACGACGAATTTCCGTGCGATTGGATTCCGCCAGCCGTTTCGCCGGAACGCGAGCTGGCTTCCGCCACCGTGTCATCCTGAGCCTGTCGAAGGAAATGTCATCCTGAGCCTGTCGAAGGATAGCACGCCAATGACGTTGCGCTGCGGTCGGATACGGTACACCAACGACCTGCCGGTCTATGCGGCCTTTGACCGCGGTGCAATCGAGTACCCCGGCAGTCTGCACGCCGACACGCCCGCACGTCTGAACGCGATGTTGCTTGCGGGCGAGCTCGATCTCAGCCCGATCAGCGCTTTTACATGGGCGGCAAATGCAAGCGACCTCGTCCTGCTGCCCGATCTCTGCATCGGCGCGCGCGACGAGGTCATCTCGGTCGTGCTGGTTTCTTCGGTTCCTCCATCATCATTGCATGCGACCCCGATTTTCGTGAGCGAAGAATCCGCCAGCGGTCGAAACCTGTTGCGCGTGATTCTCGAACGGCGATATGGAATCTACCCCACGTATATCGATGAAGCGCAGCCGGTCGATCGCGCGTTGCGCGGCGATCCCACGTTGCTCATCGGTGATTCGGCGATCGACGCGATCGAACGTTTCCCCGCAGAACGTATTTACGATTTAGGAAAGCTGTGGCACGACTGGACCGGCCTACAGACGGTCTTCGCGGTATGGGCGGCCCGGCGCGACGTTTATCTGCGCGATTACTCGGCGGTGCGCGATTGCATGCGCGCGCTGACCGACGCTTACACCTGGTCGCGATCGCATTCCGAAGACGTAATTGCTTTGGCACAGCGCACGATCGCGCGGCCACGCGGTTTTTACGAGCGTTACTACGGCAAGTTGAACTTTACGCTTCACACGGCCGCGCAGGACGGATTAGAGGCCTACTGCCGCGAGCTGCTCGCCATTGGCGCGATCGACGTGCTGCCGTCTTTTCCCGAGGTCGTCGGTGCCGTCGCTAACTAGTCTGCTCGACCGCGCCGCGACCGGCGGGCGGCTGTCGTTCGAAGAGGGCGTCCGGCTCTACAACGACGCCGATCTTCACGAGCTCGGCGCTGCCGCGCACGCGCGGCGCATGGCGATGCACTCACCGGAGATCGTGACCTATGTGATCGATACGACGATCAACTATACTAATGTTTGCAACGTGCATTGCAGTTTCTGCGCCTTCTTTCGACCCGAGCATCACAAGGAAGGCTACACGATGCCGCACGATCGGGTGCTCGATCGCGTGAAGCACGCGGTCGATCAAGGCGCGACTCAAATCATGATTCAAGGAGGCGTCAATCCGGAGCTTGGCATCGATTGGTTCGAAACGCTCTTCCAGCGCGTGCGCGCGGAATATCCGCAAGCCGATCTGCACTCGTTGTCCGTTTCCGAAATCGTTGGTTTGGCCCATATCGAGGAAATCTCAACGCGCGAGGTACTCGAGCGGCTCAAAGCGGCGGGCATGAAGTCGCTTCCCGGAGCGGGCGCCGAGATTTTGGTCGAACGCGTTCGTAAACGTATTTCGGCGCGCAAAGTCAAGCCGCACGAGTGGCTTGGAGTCATGCGCGAGGCACAACTGCTCGGAATGCCGACGACCGCCACGATGATGTTCGGCTCGATCGAAACGCCAGCCGAGCGTATCGAACATTTGCACGTCCTGCGCGAACTGCAAGACGAGACCGGCGGCTTCACCGCATTCATTCCGTGGTACTACGTGCCGTTCAAAACGCCGCTGCGCGGCAAAGAGTCGACCGGCTTGGAGTATCTGCGCGTGCTCGCCATTTCGCGGCTCTACCTCGACAACTTCGCGCATTTGCAAGCGTCGTGGCTAACACCGGGTCTAAAGATGGGCCAGCTCGCGCTCTTTTACGGCTGCGACGATATGGGCGGGACGATCATCGAAGAGCAAGTCGTGCACGACGCCGGCAGCACGAACGAAGCGACGCGCCGCGATATCGAGAATATCATCGTCGACGCCGGATTCCAGCCCGTCGTGCGAGACACGTACTGGAACCTGCGCCCGGAGATGGCCCTAGCCTAAAACGCATCCTGCCATCGTGGCATCGAGTCATTGTGGCATCGTGTCATTGTGTCATGCTGAGCTTGTCGAAGCATGGTGGCGCATCGATTGTGTCATGCTGAGCTTGTCGAAGCATGGTGCGCATCCATTGTGTCATGCTGAGCTTGTCGAAGCATGATTCGAGGATCCTTCGACAAGCTCAGGATGACAATGGCGGGGCATCCTTCGACAGGCTCAGGATGACAAAGCATCGCACCTGCACGCTTGTGTCATTGTGTCATGCTGAGCTTGTCGAAGCATGATTCGAGGATCCTTCGACAGGCTCAGGATGACAATGGCGGGTCATCCTTCGACAGGCTCTGGATGACAAAGACGGGTCATCCTTCGACAGGCTCAGGATGACAATGGTGCGTCATCCTTCGACAGGCTAGGATGACACAACGACAAGCTCAGGATGACAGAACGACAGGCTCAGGATGACAAGGCGCGGATTGTTGCGGCGCCTAAAATTTCGTCGCTGTCGGCGTCGAGTAGCGCGACGAGCTGGCCCGGCGTGATTGCGCGCTGCGGCGTTTCGAAGCGCAACCGTAGCGAGCCGTCGTCCAAAATCGTCGCGAATGCCGGTGCCGGAGCCGAGCGATAGCGGATCATCGCGCGCAGTGGAATTTCTCGCCCAATGAATTGTTCGGGGCGAATCAAATTGACTTCGCCGGCTTCGAGCTCGTTGGAAAGCAGCTCGTCCTCGTGCCCGATGACGATCGTATTGTTCGCTGCGTTGATGCGCGTGACGTACCGCGCGCCGTCGCGTGCCGCCGGCAGCCGCGCGCGCTGGCCGACGGTGTAGTTGGCAATGCCGGAATGCTCGCCGACCAGCTCGCCCCCGGTCGTAACGATCTCACCGGTAACGGCGACCTCAGGTCGCATTCGCGAGAGAACCGTGCGATAGTCGCCGCCCTCGACAAAACAGATGTCTTGCGATTCGGTCTTGTCATGCACCGGCAAACCCAATCGGCGCGCATGGGCGCGCGTCGTAGCCTTGTCGAACTCGCCGAGTGGAAGCAAGAGCCGCTCGAGCTGCACCGGCGCGAGCTGCGCGAGCGCATAAGCTTGATCTTTGGCGTATTCATTTCGGAAGAGATGCGGCCCGTCGCGGCGCCGATCGATGCGCGCGTAGTGGCCGGTGGCGACATAACGCGCGCCAAGCCGATCGGCGTACTGCACGAGACTCCCCAGCTTGACGAAGTTGTTACACGACACGCAAGGATTTGGAGTACGGCCGCCAGCGTAATCGTTGGCGAAACGCTCGATGACGGTTCGACGAAAGACTTCTTCGAAATCGAGAACGTAGTGCGCAATGCCCAACACCGCGGCGCTGCGCCGCGCGTCGTCGAAGTCGTCGACTCCGCAGCAGCTCTTCGCGTGTGCCGGCCGCGATGGCGCGTACATCTTCATTGTAATTCCGACGACGTCGTAGCCGTTTTCCGCTAAGAGGCCCGCGGCAACGGCCGAGTCAACGCCGCCGCTCATCGCTGCAATTACGCGCTCTTTTGCCATATAACGTGGACAGGATAACACTAGGGCGGGGCAAACTCAAAGGCTAAATGCCAGGAGCGTCCGAAGCGCTGGGTGAGCGGCTTCGCGCGGCACGCGAGGCCCGTGGACTTTCACTCTCCGATGTCGCCGAGCAGATACGCATTCGCTCCCTCTACCTCGCGGCGATCGAAGAGGAGAACTGGAACACGGTCGGCGCGCCCGTCTACGTCCGCGGCTTCCTGCGCACGTACGCGCGCTTTTTGGGCATGGATCCCGAAGAGGCGGTTGCCGCGTTCAATCGCAATCAGCCGGCATACGGGTCGCCGCAAGCCGGTCCGGGGCGCCAGGGGGCCGAACCGGAAGGATCGTTACGGCGCAACTCTCTGCTGATTTGGATCGCCGGAGTAGTCGCCGTGCTCCTGATCGCCTTTGTCGTCTATAACGAGGTGACGCTGCGCCGGGCGCCGGTTGCCGCCAACGTGGCAGCGTCGCCGGTCGCGACCACGTCCCCGAGCGTGGCCGCCGCGACGCCGCTTCCCTCTCCGACCGCCGGGGCGCGCCCGTCAGGACCGGCCGGCGGCGCGAACTCGCTTGCACTGGTTCTCTTGGCGCCGTCCTGGCTCAGGGTCACCGTTGACGGAAGTGTTAGCATGGAGGGTACGTTTCCGGCGGGAACCGCGAAGACGTTCCACGGAAAGAACGCGCTGGTGCGCATCGGCAATGCCGGCGGCGTCGAAATATACGTCGATGGCAAGGACGTCGGGAAGCTTGGAAAACCGGGCGACGTCGTCGAGCACACCTTCACGCTTTGAGAGGAGTATCGTAAAGATCCGTGGCGAGCGAATCCTCGTTCGACGTCGTTTCGCGCGTCGACGCGCAAGAACTCGACAACGCATTAAACCAAACGCGCAAAGAGATCGAAAATCGCTTCGATTTCAAACATAGCAAGACCCAGATCGATTTCGACGGTAAGAAGATCACGCTGATCTCCGACGACGAGCTGAAAATGCGCAACGTCGTCGACGTGCTGCAAAGCAAAGCCGTGCGGCGCGGTATCGATATCAAAGCCTTCGAGTTCGGTGCGCTCGAACCGGCCGCGGGCAGCACGGTCCGCCAAGTCGTCACGTTACGTAGCGGCATTCCAAAGGAGCAGAGCCGAGCTCTGCTCGCCCACATCAAGTCGTTGAAGCTCAAGGTGACGGCCCAATATCAAGACGAGCAAGTTCGCGTTGCCGCCAAGAGCAAGGACGATTTGCAGAAAGTTATCACGGCGCTACGGTCGATGGAGTTCGAGCTCCCGCTGCAGTTTGTCAACTACCGGTAAACGAGGCGTCGTGCGAAGCGTTGCGTTTGTGAGTCTGGGCTGTGCGAAGAATTTGGTCGATACGGAAGTGATGATCGCCAAGCTGGGCGCGGCCGGTTGGCATTTGGAATCGCAAGCGAACCGCGCCGATACCGTGGTGATCAATACATGCGCCTTCATCGATCCGGCGAAGGAAGAGTCTACGCACGTGATTTTGGAGCACGCGGCGCAGAAGCGGCCCAATCAGCAGCTCATCGTGGCGGGATGTTTGGCGCAGCGGTACGGCGCGCAGCTGCAAAGTCTGGTTCCCGAGATCGACGGGGTCGTCGGTACCGGCGCGTATGCCGGCATCGTCGAGCTGCTCGACGACGTCGAGGCCGGGCGCCGGCCGGTGCGTCTGGAGATGCAGCCCGAACCGGAGCACGAATTTTTGCCTCGGCTGGTGACGACGCCGCGCGCGACGGCGTACCTCAAGATTGCCGAAGGCTGCGATCACCCCTGTACGTTTTGCATCATTCCCGCCTTGCGCGGCCGGTTTCGCAGCCGCAGCGCCGAGTCGATCTGTGCCGAAGCGCGCGCACTCGTCGCCGGCGGCGCAAAAGAGCTCATCCTTATCGCGCAGGATACGTCGATGTGGGGACGCGACCGCGGCATACGCCGCGCGGGGCTCGCGCAGTTATTGGAACGCCTGCACGACATTGATGGCCTCGAGTGGATTCGGCTTCTCTATCTCTATCCCGCAACGGTCGATCGCGAGCTCATCGACGCAATCGCCGGCCTTCCGAAGGTCTGCAAGTATATGGACATGCCGCTGCAGCACGCGCATCCCGAGGTGCTTCGCGCAATGCGCCGCCCGAGCAACGGCGAGCGGTATCTGGAAATCATCGAAGAGTTTCGTGCGCGCGTACCACAGATCACGATGCGCTCGACGTTCATCGTCGGATTCCCAGGCGAGCGCGAAGAGCACGTGGAGTACCTCGAAGCGTGGATCGAGCGCGCGCAGCTCGACCGGGTCGGCTTTTTCGAATACAGCGCCGAGGAAGGCACGCCGGCGGCCGAGCTCGCAGGCCGCACCGGCCTTCGCCGCCGCCGCGAACGATTGATTCGCTTGAGAGAAGCGCAGCGGCACGCTTCGGAACACGCGCGAAACAAGCGTTGCGGCAGCCCCGTGCGCGTGCTGGTGGAAGAGTCGCGACGTTTGCGCGAACGCGATGCGTTGCAGCGAGAGCTCGGTGCCGCGCGGGCGTGGTACGGGCGTTCGCAAGGCGAGGCGCCCGGCGTCGACGGGGGCGTTTATTTTACCGGCGATGCCGAGATCGGCGAATTTGCCGACGTACGTCTCGACGGTTCCAACGCGATCGATTTCTTCGGGCGCAGCCTCTGCGCGCAGCCTGCGGCCGTATGATCGTTCGGCGCATCGCCCAGGTCGTCGGGCTCATCGTTCTGGCCGTCGGTTCGGCAATGGCCGGGTACGCGATCATCGAGCACCGCAATCCCGTGACGGCGTTCTCGCAGATCTTCGTCCCGGCGCCGCAACAGGTGTTCGGTAAGCCGAACTTGCTCGTGCTCGTCGAAGGGTTGGATTACGACTACACGCCCAGCGACGAAGAGTATTCGACGAACTCGCGCAGCGACGTGATCTGGGCCGTCAACCTCGACTTCGCCAACAAGCGCGTGGACCAGCTTTCAATTCCGCGCGATATGGTCGCGACACTGCCGAACGGCACGCAGGCGAAGATCAACCAAGCCCAGTCCGACGGCGGCGTGAACGAGGCGAAGAAGGTTATCGCGCAATGGTTGGGGATTCCGGAGTTCGACCGCTACATCGTCTTACGCATCGATGCTACCAAGGCTTTCATCGGTGCGGTCGGCGGGGTGAACGTGGATGTGAAGTCCTCCGACTGCCTACGCTATCATACCGGCTGCAGCGGCGATTCGCTCAACTATGACGACACCTGGGGGCATCTGCACATTCATTTAAAGGAAGGCATGCAGCATCTCAACGGCGAGCAGGCGGTCGCGTACATGCGCTTCCGGCACGACTGGTGCAGCGACCCCTGCCGTATCATGCGTCAACAGCAAGTGCTTCATGCCCTCATCGATAAGCTCAAAGGCGATCGTTTTAACACATTGATCCATCTGGGCGATTTGCTCAACGTCTTTCGCAAGTACGTGCAGACCGATTTTTCCAATTCGGAGCTCATTTCGATCGCGAGCTACTACCAAGGCATTCCGAACTCCGCGATCGTCAGCAATCAGGTGCCATACACCAGCGACATCGATCTGCCCGGCTATGGCGACTCGCTAGTTCCGGATACCACAGCGCGCGCGCATTTGGTCGCGACGATGCTCGTCGAGCCGCCCGTGCCGATACCATCGCCCGACGCGCTCGCGCTTGCCGCGATTCCGGCTGCGACCTTGCGCGTTGATGTCGAGAACGGCAGCGGCGTTACCGGCGCAGCCGCTCGCATGGCTGCGACCTTGCGCCAGCGCGGCTTCACGATCGGCGCGGTCGGCGATGCGGAACGATCCGACTATGCGAGCACCGAGATCCACGAGCACTCAAACGTCACGTTTGCCGGCGCGAAAGTGCGACAGGCGCTGCCAGGCGCGCTGCGCAACGCGCCGGTGATCGGCGATTCTGCCGCGACCGCGTCGCCGGCGTCGACCGCAACGGTGACGAGCGACGTAACGGTGATCGTCGGCAGCGATTTTGCAAAGAGTTCGTAGCGTGAAGGGACTCTCCGTCATTGTCTTGGCAGCTGCGGTGATTTACGGCGGCTGGCGTCTGATCGTCCACAAGAGCAACGTGCCGCCCGCGCTCGTTACGCCGGCGTCGAACGTGCATCTCGAGTTTTCCGGCGACGTCGGTTCGCGTCTCTACCGAATGTCGCACGACCTACGCTCCGCTGACCGCTCGCGGCGTCCGCGGCTGATCGCACTGACGTTCGACGACGGTCCATATCCGATCTACACGCCGATGCTGCTCGACGTTCTGCGCGATCTGCACGTTCCGGCGACGTTCTTTCTCATCGGCAAAGATGCAGAGCAATGGCCCGAGATTACGCAGCGCATCGAGGCCGACGGGAACGAGATTGCCGATCACACGTATACGCATCCCAATCTCGATCAAGAATCGGCCGAGGCCGTCCGCAAAGAGATCGTCGAGGGAGGCGATACGCTGTGGGCGCTCACGCACGACCCGGCCGCACGAACGTTCATGCGACCCCCGCACGGCCGCTACACCGAGCAGACGCTGCAGATCGCGCAAGCCCTCGGCTATTCCGTCGTGCTCTGGACCGACGACAGTGGCGATTGGCGAACGTTGACAGTACCCCAGCTCCAGCGGCATTTGCTCGCACACGCTACTGCACCTGAGATCGTCTTGCTCCACAGCGGTAAGCTGGCGACGATCCAAGCATTGCCGTACGTCGTCGCGCGCTTCAGAGCGGCGGGCTACCGTTTCGTCACGGTTGGCGAGCTGCTCAAGCTCGTGCAGACCGACGAGCTCAACCATCCGCTTCGGCACGCTGTTTAGAGGTTTGTTAGAAAAATGCCGCGACAGATCATCGACACGGAATCGAGCCGCCCGGCCTACGTTCGCCGGCGCGCGCGCCGGATGGTAATTTCATTGCTCGTCTTCGCGCTGCTCGTAGCCGCCATCTGGTTCCTTGCTCATCGCGCCATCGGCCAGGAAATTGGGTCGAGTGCGGGAACCGCATCGCTGTGCCTGTTTATAGAAAAAGAGGTCCCGTGCGCGCGTTGAGCTTTCTTGCGCTGGTCATGACCGGCGCGATCGTTGCATGCAGCAATTTGGGGCAAACGTCGGGTGTTAACGTTGGGCCGAACTTCCCTTCGAAAACGCTCTACGCTACCAATAGCAATCAGAACGCCATCAGCATCTACTCCAACGGTACGAAGAGTGGTGGAGGCCCCGCCTACCAGATCGGCGGGTCGACCACGTCGCTCAACGGGCCACAGTATCTGGCCTTCGACCGGGGCCAGAATCTTTGGGTGACCAACTATAATCCGAGCACCAATAAAGCAGCGCTGCTTGAGTTCGAAGCACTTGCGACGGGCGACGTTGTGCCGCTCAGCGTCTCGGCGCTTCCCGGACGACCGCGCGGCATCGCCTTCACTCCGAAAGGGCCGACGCCCGCGCCGTCGAGCTCGGCAAGCCCAGTGCCGCGAATCATGGTGATCGCCGACAACGATCCCACGACGACCTACCCCAACGAAATCTTGCTCTACGCCTTCGGCTCGACGTCGCCATACCAATCCATCGCCGGACCTAGACCGGACCTTCATCTGCCCGGCGGAGTCGCGATTGACGGACAAGGGCACATTTACGTCGCCAACATTCAAGGTAAGTCGGTCTCGCAGTTCTTGTTGCCGACGCCCTCGCCGACGCCCAAACCGACGGCAACGCCATCGTCGACGCCTTCGCCCTCACCTTCGCCCAGCTCAAGTGCGTCGCCGAGCCCCACGCCTTCGCCGACGCCGACGCCGGTCAATATCAGGCCGCGCTTCAGCATCGGCGCAAAGAACGGTGTCATCACTCCGTTCGGCGTTGCCCTCGATCCGCAAGGCAACATTTACATCGCCGATCAGGGCAAGCCCAATGCCGGCTGTGGATCGAGCGAAGGTCCGGCGATTCTGGTCTTCCCGCCGTATAACAAAAAGATTCCGTATACCAAGCCGATTCGCAAGATCCACGGCTGCAACACGCATTTGATCGCCCCGACCGACGTGAAAGTGAACTCCGACGGCGTCACCTTCGTAGCGGATACCACCAAGAGCGGCGCAGGCATCATTCTCATCTTTGCCGCCGGGGCAAACGGCAATGCAACGTCAACCTCGTACACGTCGCCGGGCGCGGTAACCGGAATCGGGATCGTGCCGTAGCGACCCATGGCGTTTCTCAAGTCCATCATTGACGGCAACGAGCGCGAAGTCGCTCGTCTGCGCCGGACCGCGAAGGCGGTAAACGAGTTCGAGCCGCAGCTCACCGCACTCTCCGACGCGGAGCTGCAAGCCAAAACCCCGGAGTTCAAGAGCCGCATCGAGCAAGGCGAAGCGCTCGATGCGATGTTGCCCGAGATTTTCGCGGTCGTGCGCGAGGCCGGAAAACGAACGATCGGCATGCGCCACTTCGACGTGCAAATCATGGGTGGTCAAGTGCTATACGAAGGGCGTATCGCCGAGATGAAGACGGGCGAAGGCAAAACGCTCGTCGCCACCTTGCCGGTCTACGCGCGAGCGCTCGAAGGACGCGGCGTTCACGTCGTTACGGTCAACGACTATTTAGCGCGCCGCGACGCGGAGTGGATGGGGCCCGTCTACGAATTCCTCGGCCTGAAGGTGGGCGTGATTCAACACGGACTCGATTCGGCACAACGCCGTGCCGCGTATTCGTGCGACGTCACCTATGTGACCAACAACGAAGTTGGTTTCGATTATCTGCGCGACAACATGGCCTGGCAAGTCGAAGATCTCGTTCAGCGCGAGCTTTACTTTGCGCTCGTCGACGAAGTCGACTCGATCCTGGTTGACGAGGCGCGCACTCCACTGATCATCAGCGGACCGTCGCAAGAGTCGGGCGAGCTCTACGATAAGTTCGCGCAAATCATCCCGCGGCTGAAGAAGGGTGAAGACTACACTGTCGATGAGAAGGCGCATGCCGTTCCGATTACGGAAGCCGGCGTTGCGCGCGTCGAGAAGATGCTGGGCATTCAAAATCTCTACGAGCAACGGAATATCGAGCTGACGCATCAGCTCAACGCCGCGCTCAAAGCCTGGAACCTCTTCCACCGCGACCAGCAGTACATCGTCAAAGAAGGCGAAGTGATCATCGTCGACGAGTTTACCGGCCGTCTGATGTACGGCCGGCGTTACTCCGACGGCATTCACCAAGCGATCGAAGCGAAGGAAGGCATCAAGGTTCGCGGCGAGGACCAGACGCTGGCGACGATCACGTTCCAGAATCTTTTCAGACTGTACGACCACCTCGCCGGCATGACGGGCACGGCGAAGACCGAGGAGCGGGAGTTTCGCGACATTTACGGCCTCGACGTGGTCGTCGTTCCGACCAATATGCCGATGGTGCGCAAAGACGCCTCGGACATCGTTTACAAATCGGAGAAGGCGAAGTTCGACGCCGTCGTCAACGAAATCATCGCCGAGCATCAGAAAGGACGACCGGTGCTCGTCGGCACGCGTTCGATCGAAAAGAGCGAGCTGCTGGCCACGATGTTGCGGCGCAAAGGCGTCGAGTGCAACGTGCTCAATGCCAAGTACCACGAGCAAGAAGCCGAAATCATCAAAGATGCCGGGCAGACCGCGCAAGTGACGATCGCGACCAACATGGCCGGCCGCGGCACGGATATCAAACTCGGCGACGGCGTTGCACGCAACGGCGGCCTGCACATCATCGGCACGGAACGCCATGAATCGCGGCGCATTGATAACCAGCTGCGCGGACGTTCGGGCCGCCAGGGCGACCCCGGATCGTCGCGGTTCTACGTTTCGCTCGAAGACGAAGTGATGCGGCTCTTCGGCGGCGAGCGCATGACCAACATCATGGAGCGCGTCGGCTTCACCGACGAGCAGCCGATTGAATCGGGACTCGTCACCCGATCGATTCAGCGTGCTCAGGGCAAGGTGGAGAACCACAACTACGAGATTCGCAAACACGTCCTCGAGTACGACGACGTGATGAACAAGCAGCGCACGATTATTTATGCCGACCGGCGCGCAACGTTAGAAGGTAAGTTCGACTCGCGCACGTTCATGCTGCAGACGCTTCAAGCCAAAGTCGACGAGACGGTTGAGGAGAACGCGCCCGAGAACGCGCATCCCAGCGAATGGGACCTCGAGGAAATGATCAACGCGCTCGAGTTAATTTTTCCGATCAAGGGAGATTTGCGGGTCGAAGATCTTGCGGGAAAGGATCGTGAGGAGATTCGCCGCTTGCTGCGCGAACGCGCGCGTGAGGCGTACGAAGCCAAGGAGCGCGAAGTGACGCCGGAGATTCTGCGCGTCG
This Candidatus Eremiobacterota bacterium DNA region includes the following protein-coding sequences:
- a CDS encoding polysaccharide deacetylase family protein, coding for MKGLSVIVLAAAVIYGGWRLIVHKSNVPPALVTPASNVHLEFSGDVGSRLYRMSHDLRSADRSRRPRLIALTFDDGPYPIYTPMLLDVLRDLHVPATFFLIGKDAEQWPEITQRIEADGNEIADHTYTHPNLDQESAEAVRKEIVEGGDTLWALTHDPAARTFMRPPHGRYTEQTLQIAQALGYSVVLWTDDSGDWRTLTVPQLQRHLLAHATAPEIVLLHSGKLATIQALPYVVARFRAAGYRFVTVGELLKLVQTDELNHPLRHAV
- the secA gene encoding preprotein translocase subunit SecA — encoded protein: MAFLKSIIDGNEREVARLRRTAKAVNEFEPQLTALSDAELQAKTPEFKSRIEQGEALDAMLPEIFAVVREAGKRTIGMRHFDVQIMGGQVLYEGRIAEMKTGEGKTLVATLPVYARALEGRGVHVVTVNDYLARRDAEWMGPVYEFLGLKVGVIQHGLDSAQRRAAYSCDVTYVTNNEVGFDYLRDNMAWQVEDLVQRELYFALVDEVDSILVDEARTPLIISGPSQESGELYDKFAQIIPRLKKGEDYTVDEKAHAVPITEAGVARVEKMLGIQNLYEQRNIELTHQLNAALKAWNLFHRDQQYIVKEGEVIIVDEFTGRLMYGRRYSDGIHQAIEAKEGIKVRGEDQTLATITFQNLFRLYDHLAGMTGTAKTEEREFRDIYGLDVVVVPTNMPMVRKDASDIVYKSEKAKFDAVVNEIIAEHQKGRPVLVGTRSIEKSELLATMLRRKGVECNVLNAKYHEQEAEIIKDAGQTAQVTIATNMAGRGTDIKLGDGVARNGGLHIIGTERHESRRIDNQLRGRSGRQGDPGSSRFYVSLEDEVMRLFGGERMTNIMERVGFTDEQPIESGLVTRSIQRAQGKVENHNYEIRKHVLEYDDVMNKQRTIIYADRRATLEGKFDSRTFMLQTLQAKVDETVEENAPENAHPSEWDLEEMINALELIFPIKGDLRVEDLAGKDREEIRRLLRERAREAYEAKEREVTPEILRVVEQRYLLLPIIDRQWVDHLYVMDHLKTGIGLRGYGQKDPRVEYEKEAFEIFESLKNNIADEAIKGVFRVVIEQGPPDQQLRPYESGPPQFEPIPSGQMVPQPVAAGNALPPQQLEQMLGPMPSGGRRVQQLHTNKDDESPAKPLHRDQPKVGRNELCPCGSGRKFKKCHGTAA